From Phycisphaerae bacterium:
GTTCCGCGCAGCCGATGAGATGGTGAGCCGCCTTCGCCGCGAGACCAACGTGATTCTGGTAGAGATGCACGCCGAGGCGACCAGCGAGAAGGTGGCGATGGGCTGGCATCTGGACGGCCGCGTCTCCGCGGTGTTCGGCACGCACACGCACGTGCCGACCGCCGACGCTGAGGTTTTGCCGGGCGGCACGGCCTATATCACCGACCTGGGGATGACCGGGCCGTACGATTCGGTGCTCGGGCGCAACAAGCGCAAGGTGATCCGCTCGCTGATCAGCGGCATGCCCAACATGTACGACATCGCCGAGGACGATTTGCGGATCGGGGCGATGTCGGTTACGATTGAGACGACGACCGGCCGGGCGACCGGCGTCGAATCGATAATCCTCCGCGAGCGGCAGTTGAAGGAGCTCGAGGCGCAGGTGGGTAAGGTCGCCACGGACGGCGACGACGATCGGGATTCGGACTAACGGCGGGAACCGGATGAGGGGCGAGATCGCATCGGGACATGACGAACGATTCCAAGGGACAGGACGATCAGCGCCAACTGACGCTGGACGCGATGCTGGCCGAGAGCCCGGCGGACAAACCCGCCAAGCCGCGCCGCCAGCGCAAGGCGAAGGCCTCCGTCGCGGCGGAGGCGCCGCCGGCCGCTGCATCGCCATCACCTCCTGCATCTGAGCCGAAGGTGCTGACGGTTTCGGACCTGACCAGACTCATCCGCGAGGCGATCGAGGCCCGCGTGCCGTCGACGGTCACGGTGGTGGGCGAGATTTCCAATTTTTCTAAGCCCGGTTCAGGCCACCTCTACTTCACGCTGAAGGACGAGCACGCCCAGATCCGCTGCGCGATGTGGCGGTCCAGCGCGATGCGGTTGAAGTTTCAGCCGGCCGACGGCCTGGCCGTGGTGGCGACCGGGCGCGTCGAGGTGTATGGGCCGCGAGGGCAGTATCAGCTTCTGCTCGAGAAGCTTCAGCCGTCGGGCATGGGCGCGCTGGAACTGGCGTTCCGCCAGCTTCGCGAGAAGCTGACCAACGAAGGCCTCTTCGACGACGAGCACAAAAAGTCGATCCCGGCGTATCCGTTTTCGATCGCCGTGGTCACCAGCCCGACGGGCGCGGCGGTGCGGGACATCCTGCGGACGCTGTCGCGGCGGTGGCCGGTGGGTCGGGTGATGATTTATCCGGTCCAGGTGCAGGGTGAGGGATCGGCCCAGCAGATCGTCGAGGCGCTGGACGCGCTGAACGCCCAGGCGGCAGTGCTGGGCGGGATCGACGTGATCATCCTGGCCCGCGGCGGCGGCAGCCTGGAGGACCTCTGGTCGTTCAACGAGGAGCCGGTGGCGCGGGCGGTGTTCCGGTCGAGAATCCCCGTGGTGGTCGGCGTCGGCCATGAGGTGGACGTGACGATCGCGGATTTGGTGGCGGACCTTCGGGCGGCGACGCCGACCGCGGCGGCTGAGTGCGTTGCTCCGGTGCTGGCTGAGGTGCGCGAGGGGCTCTCGACGGCATGGGTGAGGTTGATGCGGTTGGCGCGGGAGGACCTGGCGGGCGCCCGCGAGCGGATCGACGGTTTGGCTCGTCGCGGCATGTTCGCCCATCCGATCGTGCTGTTGGGCCGCTTCGCCCAGGAGTTGGACGAACTGTGCAATCTGATCAGCCGCCACACCGCCCGCCGGACCCACGCGGTGCGGACGGAACTGGCGGGTTACGAGATCGCCTTGAACCGCGTCCGCCCGGACGTGCTGCTGCACCGCGGGCAGGGAGAGTTGGGCCGGCTTGGGCAGCGGCTGGACCACGCGGCAAGAAATCTGTTGCGTCAGCGAAGGGAAATGGTAGAACGGCAGGAATTGCTGTTGGAGGCCTACGGGCCCGGCAAGCTGCTGCCGCGCCGACGGCGGGAGCTTTCGGAGGTTGATGCCCGGCTGCGGCTGAGCCTGTCTCGCAGCCAGGAGGGCTGCCGCCAGCGGTTCGACCACCTGGAGGCCCGGCTCAACAGTTGCGACTATCGCCAGGTGTTGCGGCGCGGCTTTTCCGTCACCCGCGACGCCGACGGCCGGATCGTCGGATCGGTCGGCCAGGTGGCTGAGGGCCAGACGATGACAACGGAATTGAAGGACGGGACGATCGCCAGCCGGATTGAGGAGGTGAGCCGACGTGACGCAGGCCGCACGGACAACGGAGGGACCGACGATCGATAATGGACCGGGCAAAGTGATCAACGCGCGGATGGAGCACGTGGAGCGCATCCACGAGCTGATTACCTATTTCGCCGAGCGCAACCGGATGCTGTTCCGTTCGCTGGAAGAGCTGTACCAGGACGTCCGCAACTTCCGGGTATACGTGGACGGGCAGGGGCGGGTGCAGGGCTGCTGCGGGCTGCAGGTGCTCTGGCGCGACATGGCGGAGGTCAAGAGCCTGGCCGTCGATCCGGATTGCCAGGGCAAGGGCATTGGGCGGGCCCTGGTGCTTCACGCGGTCGAAGAGGCGAGGGAACTGGGGCTGCCGAAGGTGTTCGCCCTGACCTATGAGCGGGAGTTTTTCCTGCGCCTTGGGTTCGTGGAGGTCAAGAAGGAGACGCTGCCGCACAAGGTGTGGACCGACTGCATCCGCTGTCCGTCGCAGAACGACTGCCGCGAGGTGCCGGTGGTGATGAACCTGCGGGACGGGCGATAGGGGCGATAAGGGGGCGGGATGGAACTGGATTACCGGATCGTTGAAGGGCAAGCAGCCGAGGAGGTGGTGCGGCGGACGGTCCGGGGCGGAGCGGGAGCCAGGGCTGATGAGGCGGTCGCGGCGTTCGAACGATTCGCCGAGCGCTACGGCTTGGATCTTTCGCGCCAGGCGGCGGCGTACGAGGGCGAGCTGATGGCGGCTTGGTGCCTGTTCCTCGGGAACCGCGGGGCCACCGGCACGGTCATGGCGCCTCAGCGGTTTGAAGGGATGCGGCGGAGCGATTACGAGACGGCGATGGTGGAACTCATCCGCCTGATCGCGCGTCAGATCGACGCGTGGGACCTGGCGATGATCCAGGCGATGGTGGGCGACGATCACTCGCAGGCGGTGCTGTTCGAGCGGGCGGGCTATCAGCGGCTGGCCGACCTGATGATTATGG
This genomic window contains:
- a CDS encoding YmdB family metallophosphoesterase, yielding MVGRPGRTLLSWAIPVLRKARGYDLVVVDAENIAGGSGLTPQIFNKLIRYGVDAVTLGDHCYRRQEIIPLLDGDHRLVRPANMPPGAAGKGWNVLTLENGVKVGVGVLMGRLYMKPADCPFRAADEMVSRLRRETNVILVEMHAEATSEKVAMGWHLDGRVSAVFGTHTHVPTADAEVLPGGTAYITDLGMTGPYDSVLGRNKRKVIRSLISGMPNMYDIAEDDLRIGAMSVTIETTTGRATGVESIILRERQLKELEAQVGKVATDGDDDRDSD
- the xseA gene encoding exodeoxyribonuclease VII large subunit; translation: MTNDSKGQDDQRQLTLDAMLAESPADKPAKPRRQRKAKASVAAEAPPAAASPSPPASEPKVLTVSDLTRLIREAIEARVPSTVTVVGEISNFSKPGSGHLYFTLKDEHAQIRCAMWRSSAMRLKFQPADGLAVVATGRVEVYGPRGQYQLLLEKLQPSGMGALELAFRQLREKLTNEGLFDDEHKKSIPAYPFSIAVVTSPTGAAVRDILRTLSRRWPVGRVMIYPVQVQGEGSAQQIVEALDALNAQAAVLGGIDVIILARGGGSLEDLWSFNEEPVARAVFRSRIPVVVGVGHEVDVTIADLVADLRAATPTAAAECVAPVLAEVREGLSTAWVRLMRLAREDLAGARERIDGLARRGMFAHPIVLLGRFAQELDELCNLISRHTARRTHAVRTELAGYEIALNRVRPDVLLHRGQGELGRLGQRLDHAARNLLRQRREMVERQELLLEAYGPGKLLPRRRRELSEVDARLRLSLSRSQEGCRQRFDHLEARLNSCDYRQVLRRGFSVTRDADGRIVGSVGQVAEGQTMTTELKDGTIASRIEEVSRRDAGRTDNGGTDDR
- a CDS encoding N-acetyltransferase encodes the protein MEHVERIHELITYFAERNRMLFRSLEELYQDVRNFRVYVDGQGRVQGCCGLQVLWRDMAEVKSLAVDPDCQGKGIGRALVLHAVEEARELGLPKVFALTYEREFFLRLGFVEVKKETLPHKVWTDCIRCPSQNDCREVPVVMNLRDGR